One segment of Anguilla anguilla isolate fAngAng1 chromosome 1, fAngAng1.pri, whole genome shotgun sequence DNA contains the following:
- the LOC118237289 gene encoding XK-related protein 8-like, with the protein MECPGFCRYSFLDFVFTVVGVCTYLFDVGSDLWVAAEFYLHDDFTWFGLVVGFMVLSSTVVQLFSWFWFKYDQELEDFKSQTSAEKILFGGEGRLKLCLLHAFQLGFLLRHVSAIEQGFCVWRGGRRATAYAAYVTHDLSMLRLLEAFCESAPQLALLLYIVLHTGHARPVQCVSVFASSVSIAWTVAMYHRSLRSFLPEKARQRWVSTVFYFLWNLLLIAPRLVAVALFATALPHLATAHFLCLWLPLLLWAWLQRTCFMDSAGGEWLYRGAVAVIWYFSWFNVTEGRSRWRGVIYHALMVTDSGILLGAWWWLQGAELKQAYALGVVISLPSAYLLGLLLKGLYYCYLHPKLRPLTVGEGDPKPCLLSVVEADVPDVDAPFRPLPPQPGPPSQLCNKRMARLASIFYTPVPVLPYACLSIRKPSNGII; encoded by the exons ATGGAATGCCCTGGTTTTTGTAGATATTCATTCCTAGATTTCGTATTCACGGTTGTCGGCGTTTGCACCTACTTGTTCGACGTGGGATCCGATCTGTGGGTCGCTGCAGAGTTCTACCTACATGACGATTTCACATGGTTCGGGTTGGTGGTTGGGTTCATGGTTTTGTCGTCAACCGTGGTCCAGTTGTTTAGCTGGTTCTGGTTTAAATATGATCAAGAACTTGAAGATTTCAAATCGCAGACATCTGCtgagaaaatactttttggCGGCGAAGGGCGCCTGAAACTCTGCCTGTTGCACGCGTTTCAGCTCGGATTTCTTCTGCG GCACGTGTCGGCCATCGAGCAGGGCTTCTGCGTGTGGCGAGGCGGGAGGAGGGCCACAGCCTACGCCGCCTACGTGACCCATGACCTCAGCATGCTCCGCCTCCTGGAAGCCTTCTGCGAGAGCGCCCCCCAGCTCGCCCTCCTGCTCTACATCGTCCTGCACACCGGCCACGCCCGCCCCGTCCAAT gtGTGAGCGTGTTCGCCTCCTCGGTGTCCATCGCCTGGACGGTGGCCATGTATCACCGGTCCCTACGTTCCTTCCTGCCGGAGAAAGCCCGGCAGCGCTGGGTGTCCACCGTGTTCTACTTCCTGTGGAACCTGCTGCTCATCGCTCCGCGCCTGGTCGCCGTGGCGCTCTTCGCCACCGCGCTGCCCCACCTGGCCAccgcccacttcctgtgccTGTGGCTGCCGCTGCtcctgtgggcgtggctgcagAGGACGTGCTTCATGGACAGCGCGGGGGGGGAGTGGCTTTACCGGGGGGCTGTGGCCGTTATCTGGTACTTCAGCTGGTTCAACGTGACGGAGGGGCGGAGCCGGTGGCGGGGCGTGATCTACCACGCCCTCATGGTGACGGACAGCGGGATCCTCCTGGGGGCGTGGTGGTGgctgcagggggcggagcttaagCAGGCCTATGCTCTGGGCGTGGTCATCTCCCTGCCGAGTGCTTACCTCCTGGGCCTGCTTCTTAAAGGCCTGTACTACTGCTACCTCCATCCcaaactccgccccctcactgtgggggagggggatccCAAACCCTGCCTTCTTTCTGTGGTGGAGGCCGATGTGCCCGACGTTGATGCCCCCTTcagacccctcccaccccagccCGGCCCCCCCTCCCAGCTGTGCAATAAGAGGATGGCCCGCCTCGCCAGTATCTTTTACACCCCTGTGCCTGTGCTGCCGTATGCCTGTCTGTCAATCAGGAAGCCATCCAATGGCATCATctaa